From Chryseobacterium tructae, one genomic window encodes:
- a CDS encoding sensor histidine kinase: protein MKRFLIQVAIITLILSLIYALVFTYVDEAYKGNLPPYFSDQIPILWRGFYMALPASFLINGSSCGIRFYQEHSKIERDHILLQQAHLENQLKLLQDQINPHVVFNILNHIHILMKHDTELADYLLMKFSDILRYQLYHCNQNLVSLDKEIEYLQNLIEVEKLRWGNELDVKSTLEINDKKALIAPLLLVPFIENAFKYVCRLPGQTGSVKIFCKEENDTLFFYVENSYSEIAVHKKKDGGIGLQNVQKRLKLQYPDAYDLKIESDNLVYKVTLTLQLSDNEQ from the coding sequence ATGAAACGATTCCTTATTCAGGTAGCTATTATCACCCTGATTCTAAGTTTAATTTATGCTTTGGTATTTACGTATGTTGATGAAGCCTATAAAGGAAATCTCCCTCCTTATTTTTCGGATCAGATCCCCATTTTATGGCGGGGATTTTATATGGCTTTACCTGCCTCTTTTTTGATCAATGGCTCTTCTTGCGGCATTAGGTTCTATCAGGAACATTCAAAAATCGAACGGGATCATATCCTTCTTCAGCAAGCTCACTTAGAAAATCAGCTCAAATTGCTTCAGGATCAAATTAACCCACATGTTGTATTCAACATACTGAACCACATTCATATCCTGATGAAACATGATACGGAACTTGCAGATTACTTACTGATGAAGTTTTCAGATATTCTACGGTATCAGTTATACCATTGCAATCAAAACCTCGTTTCCCTGGATAAAGAAATTGAATATCTTCAAAACCTGATTGAGGTAGAAAAATTAAGATGGGGAAATGAATTAGATGTAAAATCTACATTGGAAATAAATGATAAAAAGGCACTTATAGCTCCCTTACTATTGGTTCCTTTTATTGAAAATGCCTTTAAATACGTTTGCAGACTTCCCGGACAAACCGGCTCTGTGAAAATCTTTTGTAAAGAAGAAAATGATACTCTTTTCTTCTATGTCGAAAATTCATATTCTGAAATAGCCGTTCATAAAAAGAAAGATGGAGGTATTGGGTTACAAAATGTACAGAAACGTTTGAAATTGCAATATCCCGATGCTTACGATCTTAAAATCGAGTCTGACAATCTTGTCTACAAAGTAACTTTAACCCTACAATTATCTGATAATGAGCAATAA
- the pepT gene encoding peptidase T, translating into MSTIEFNPLWKEKLLNRFLSYVKIYSTSDAESETTPSTERQWDIANYITEELKTIGLENVSIDEHGYIMGYIPSNLENDDRPTIGFISHYDTSPDFSGENVKPQVWENYDGSDLLLNQTTGFTLSPSRFESLKKYIGQTLITTDGNTLLGADDKAGCAEIVTAAEYLIAHPEIEHGRIAVGFTPDEEIGRGAHKFDVAKFGAEWAYTMDGGEVGELEYENFNAAGAVVKIHGLSVHPGYAYGKMINAALLASEFAQTLPANETPATTKGFEGFYHLMDITADISEAKLQYIIRDHDADKFEARKKFMEEKVVEFNQKHGAGTAEVEIKEQYRNMKQQFEGKMHIVDLAAKAMTEAGIEPKIKAIRGGTDGAQLSYMGLPCPNIFAGGINFHGPYEYVALESMEKATEVIINIVKA; encoded by the coding sequence ATGAGTACAATAGAATTCAATCCTTTATGGAAAGAGAAATTACTGAATCGTTTCCTTAGCTATGTAAAAATATATTCAACAAGTGATGCAGAGAGTGAAACAACTCCTTCTACTGAACGTCAGTGGGATATTGCCAATTACATCACAGAAGAACTAAAAACGATAGGATTAGAAAATGTTTCAATTGATGAACACGGCTATATTATGGGTTATATTCCTTCTAACCTTGAAAATGATGACAGACCAACAATAGGATTCATTTCGCATTATGATACTTCACCTGATTTCAGTGGAGAAAATGTAAAGCCTCAGGTTTGGGAAAATTATGATGGAAGTGATCTTTTATTGAACCAGACAACAGGATTCACTTTATCACCTTCAAGATTTGAAAGTTTAAAAAAATATATTGGTCAGACATTGATTACGACTGACGGAAATACCCTTCTTGGAGCTGACGACAAAGCAGGTTGCGCAGAAATTGTAACGGCTGCAGAATATCTTATCGCCCATCCGGAAATCGAGCATGGAAGAATTGCAGTAGGTTTTACTCCTGACGAAGAGATCGGAAGAGGAGCACACAAATTTGATGTAGCTAAATTCGGCGCTGAATGGGCTTACACAATGGATGGCGGAGAAGTTGGAGAACTAGAATATGAAAACTTTAACGCTGCCGGAGCTGTAGTGAAAATCCACGGATTAAGTGTACACCCAGGATATGCCTATGGAAAAATGATCAATGCAGCATTATTAGCTTCTGAGTTTGCCCAAACACTTCCGGCTAATGAAACTCCAGCAACAACAAAAGGATTTGAAGGATTCTATCACTTAATGGATATTACTGCTGATATCTCTGAAGCAAAACTTCAATATATTATTCGTGATCATGATGCTGACAAATTTGAAGCAAGAAAGAAATTCATGGAGGAAAAAGTAGTAGAATTCAACCAGAAACATGGTGCAGGAACTGCCGAAGTGGAGATTAAAGAGCAATACCGAAATATGAAGCAGCAGTTTGAAGGTAAAATGCACATTGTAGACCTTGCTGCAAAAGCAATGACAGAAGCAGGTATTGAGCCAAAGATCAAAGCGATCAGAGGAGGTACAGATGGCGCTCAGCTTTCTTATATGGGTCTTCCTTGTCCTAATATCTTTGCTGGAGGAATTAATTTCCATGGACCTTACGAATATGTAGCACTGGAAAGTATGGAAAAGGCAACAGAAGTGATTATTAATATTGTAAAAGCTTAA
- a CDS encoding tRNA-binding protein has protein sequence MNVKPDITWADFEKIDIRCGTILSVNDFEKARNPSYQLEIDFGDLGIRKSSAQITSLYQKEELVGKQILAVVNFPKKQIANFFSECLVLGLYGEDKKDVTLLAPSLPSKNGMQVG, from the coding sequence ATGAACGTAAAACCAGACATCACTTGGGCAGATTTTGAAAAAATAGACATCAGATGCGGAACGATTCTCTCCGTAAATGATTTTGAAAAAGCCAGAAACCCATCCTATCAATTGGAAATAGACTTTGGTGATCTAGGAATCAGAAAATCATCTGCACAAATCACTTCATTATATCAGAAAGAAGAGCTGGTCGGAAAACAGATTTTAGCCGTTGTTAACTTTCCTAAAAAGCAGATTGCCAACTTCTTCAGTGAATGTTTAGTCTTAGGGTTATATGGCGAAGATAAAAAAGACGTCACTCTTTTAGCACCTTCATTACCCTCCAAAAACGGAATGCAGGTAGGATAG
- a CDS encoding sulfurtransferase encodes MSPIISPSEFKNLPNHNLIILDARTCKEVKQNYLEKHIKGARCIDLDKDLAEIGDDAAFGGRHPLPTLEKFAETLAHLGITENSHIVVYDDKNGSNAAARAWWMLKSFGLENVQVLDGGMQAAEKNAIEFSSGEEEFEKTELIKKEKWSLPLSTLEDVENELKSSSSTVIDVRDAYRYRGESEPIDLVAGHIPGAINIPFSENLDENGLFLSPEILKEKYSQLLENTPNNLIIHCGSGVTACHTILALVHAGFKIPNLYVGSWSEWSRREGKEIAKEV; translated from the coding sequence ATGTCTCCAATAATTTCACCTTCCGAATTTAAAAACCTTCCAAACCATAACCTCATCATTCTTGATGCAAGGACGTGTAAAGAGGTAAAGCAAAATTATCTTGAAAAGCATATCAAAGGAGCAAGATGTATTGATCTGGATAAAGATCTGGCTGAAATAGGAGACGATGCTGCTTTCGGAGGAAGACATCCGCTTCCAACCCTGGAGAAATTTGCAGAAACCCTTGCTCATCTTGGGATCACTGAAAACTCTCATATTGTGGTATATGATGATAAAAATGGGTCAAATGCGGCTGCCAGAGCTTGGTGGATGTTAAAATCCTTTGGACTTGAAAACGTACAGGTTCTGGATGGGGGAATGCAGGCTGCAGAAAAGAATGCTATAGAATTTTCATCAGGAGAAGAAGAATTTGAAAAGACTGAACTGATTAAAAAGGAAAAATGGTCTCTGCCTCTTTCAACGCTTGAAGATGTTGAAAATGAATTGAAAAGTAGTTCTTCCACAGTCATTGATGTAAGGGATGCTTACAGATACAGAGGCGAATCTGAGCCTATTGACCTGGTTGCAGGGCATATTCCGGGAGCCATTAATATTCCTTTTTCTGAAAATCTGGATGAGAACGGATTGTTTCTTAGTCCTGAGATTTTAAAAGAAAAGTACAGCCAATTACTAGAAAATACACCTAACAATCTGATTATTCATTGTGGTTCAGGAGTTACGGCATGTCATACTATTTTAGCCTTAGTTCATGCAGGTTTCAAGATTCCGAATCTTTATGTAGGGTCTTGGAGTGAGTGGAGCAGAAGAGAAGGAAAAGAAATTGCAAAAGAAGTATAA
- a CDS encoding hydroxymethylglutaryl-CoA lyase, whose protein sequence is MFLTECPRDAMQGWGEFIPTDKKIDYINSLMDVGFDVLDCLSFVSPKAIPQMADSDEVAENIDKSRSKTKVSAIIGNYRGAEKALKHQSVDILGFPFSISETFQHRNTNKSQEEAFEEIIRMLELVKTEGKQLNIYFSMAFGNPYGEMWKWEDVDQWAQRFSDIGVKDILLSDTTGVATPETIALLFEKIPSKYPEINFGGHFHNRYEDSYSKLKAAYDQGCRRFDSAIKGIGGCPMAKDDLVGNMPTEQVINFMSVEKADHKLNLLNFESSYNKAKDIFHF, encoded by the coding sequence ATGTTTCTTACCGAATGTCCTAGAGATGCAATGCAGGGATGGGGAGAGTTTATCCCTACTGATAAAAAAATAGATTATATCAACTCCTTAATGGATGTTGGTTTTGATGTATTGGATTGTCTGAGTTTTGTTTCTCCAAAAGCAATTCCCCAGATGGCTGACTCTGATGAGGTAGCCGAGAATATCGATAAATCCCGTTCCAAAACCAAGGTTTCTGCTATTATCGGAAACTATAGAGGGGCTGAAAAAGCGTTAAAGCATCAGTCTGTGGATATTCTGGGATTCCCTTTCTCTATTTCTGAAACGTTTCAGCATAGAAATACCAATAAAAGCCAGGAAGAAGCTTTTGAAGAGATCATTAGAATGCTTGAGCTGGTAAAAACTGAAGGAAAACAACTGAACATTTATTTCTCCATGGCTTTTGGAAATCCTTATGGTGAAATGTGGAAATGGGAAGATGTAGATCAGTGGGCACAGCGATTTTCAGATATTGGAGTTAAAGATATTCTGCTTTCCGATACAACAGGAGTGGCAACCCCTGAAACGATTGCGCTTTTGTTTGAAAAAATTCCTTCAAAATATCCTGAAATTAATTTCGGAGGACATTTCCATAACCGTTATGAAGATTCGTATTCAAAATTGAAAGCCGCTTACGACCAAGGGTGTAGAAGATTTGATAGTGCCATCAAAGGAATTGGCGGATGTCCAATGGCTAAAGATGATTTGGTAGGAAATATGCCTACAGAACAAGTGATCAATTTTATGAGTGTAGAAAAGGCAGATCACAAGCTGAATCTTTTAAACTTTGAAAGTTCTTACAATAAGGCTAAGGATATTTTTCATTTTTAG
- a CDS encoding SUF system Fe-S cluster assembly protein, which translates to MKFTDDQIADIGEEIISVLKTVYDPEIPVDIYELGLIYDVQISDDADVKIIMTLTTPNCPVAETLPQEVKDKVAEVEHVKSVDLELTFEPSWNKDMMSEEAKFELGML; encoded by the coding sequence ATGAAATTTACAGACGATCAAATTGCAGACATTGGTGAAGAAATCATCAGCGTGCTAAAAACCGTATATGATCCCGAAATTCCGGTAGACATTTACGAATTAGGGCTTATTTATGATGTACAGATCTCCGATGATGCTGACGTAAAAATTATAATGACCCTTACCACTCCAAACTGTCCGGTAGCAGAAACTCTTCCTCAGGAAGTAAAGGATAAAGTAGCCGAAGTAGAACATGTAAAAAGTGTTGACCTAGAGCTTACTTTTGAACCAAGCTGGAATAAGGATATGATGAGCGAAGAAGCGAAATTTGAACTGGGAATGCTATAA